The genomic stretch TTGATATTTTATCTATTTTTATTCAGCCCAGCTTTTGGGACACAATACACACAACTCTTAGATATTGAGGTAAAAGAAGGAGATGAGAAGAATAAAACAGAGGTTATCTTTATCACCGAACAACCGGCCAAATATTCGCTTATCCGTGCTTTTAATAATCTTTCAGCAAAAATAACCTTTGAGGATACAATTAATAGTTGGTGGCGGGAGACAGAATTCTATGAACAAGGCATAATAAAAAAAATTAATGTCGTTCAAGGAAGAGATTTTACTACTATTGCCGAAATAGAATTCCGAATTCCTGTTATTCCCTTACTGAAGTCAGTTAATAACACAGTTGTCCTTACAGCTGTTCCTACTCTAAAGCAAGAAGAATATCTACAAAAGGAGAAGGAAAGTAAGGAATTATATCAGATAAAAGATATTGATATCAAAGAAGAAGAAGGGCAAATAAGAGTAATAATAAAAACTTCTAATACCCCTATTCTAAAACATTTTCGCACAGAAGACCCTTCTTTAATAGTTATAGACTTTTTAGAATGTAAATGTGAATACACAAGAAAAAAGATAAAGAAAAATTCTTATATTTCTTTCATTTCCATTATCCAATTGCTTACTACTCCTACACATATAAGTAGAATAACCATTGGGTTAATGGAACCATCCTTAGTATCACAGATTACCTCAGGAATCAATCAAGTTGAAGTAGAAATAAAAGAGGAGAGTGTAGAAAAGAAGAAATCTCAGGTTAGCCCTCAACAGATATTGCCAGAGAAAGAAGTGGGAGCCTCAACAATAGAAACCATAAAAAAGGAGGCTAAATCACTTGAATCTTCAATACCTGCTTCTGTAAAAAGAGGAGAAATCCAGGTCAAAGAAGAGCCGAAAAAAGAAGAACCATTAATCACTAATGTCTTCTTTGAAACAGATATCTCTCAGGCGCTTCGAGATATATCAACTCAGGCAAAAATACCAATTATCCCCGATGATACTGTTCGAGGAGTTATTACGGTAGAACTCCAGGATGTCCCTTTATCAAAAGCATTAGAGATGGTTCTTGCTCCAAAAGGATATATGTTTTGTAAATTTGATAATTAC from bacterium encodes the following:
- a CDS encoding AMIN domain-containing protein, yielding MQLWNSILAIKNQSLKNKNLQLSKKAKIYLWLIFYLFLFSPAFGTQYTQLLDIEVKEGDEKNKTEVIFITEQPAKYSLIRAFNNLSAKITFEDTINSWWRETEFYEQGIIKKINVVQGRDFTTIAEIEFRIPVIPLLKSVNNTVVLTAVPTLKQEEYLQKEKESKELYQIKDIDIKEEEGQIRVIIKTSNTPILKHFRTEDPSLIVIDFLECKCEYTRKKIKKNSYISFISIIQLLTTPTHISRITIGLMEPSLVSQITSGINQVEVEIKEESVEKKKSQVSPQQILPEKEVGASTIETIKKEAKSLESSIPASVKRGEIQVKEEPKKEEPLITNVFFETDISQALRDISTQAKIPIIPDDTVRGVITVELQDVPLSKALEMVLAPKGYMFCKFDNYYLVGLADPTGPSFVKLTSTEFLNLNYLQAQDLLTLIPQSFLSFIQVNKEKNLVTITAPGPLIERIKNDIALIDIPPQQVAIESLIAEVSKEGIRSIGTNWNFKWKDSSVTLKKETDKTSKLSYTITNDLTSQALITFIDMLVKEGKAEIKANPKVVTLTGQQAKIKLSREEFYQLLSGRVGYESVTLKAIESGIILDITPYISQKGEITVKIISEVGDVAGEGTPQGLPIINKRNVETKVRVKEGETIIIGGLTQKKKKNSLVKIPVLGSIPIIGFFFKQVKTITEETEVMIFITPHIIKS